One stretch of Leptospira mtsangambouensis DNA includes these proteins:
- a CDS encoding TolC family protein: protein MSFYKRIGIYLFLVFSTSYLWGETRIAQASEALKRQLSDENPRSSLGSSLYPDDQRLNREIDLESAETLLWKNNLLLIASRFQIDVKKAGILQAGLYANPNIAIDQSIFAEPTQRYFDTTRSGQSVIQIQQVFLLGGKIDKRVKVAELNAKISEQEFYDLARAVITKLRRTFYTIYFYKKAVVFYDQSIASIEKTVDSSELAYKRRALLQAEHLRLKALLFFLKKEREDLAIKVYEKEADLKILLNDDLYRDARVEFIPTVNESNLDAIVPNQARLEDLVEIARENRPDLKKALQTLRFEEANLELQYANAIPDLSFGPVYNRGGTAFQNYWGVTAQLSVPLFDRNQGNIQAAEKAILVRKQELKNNILEVENEVAVAYQSARIKDALYKRFSNAYIKDYGSLSLDMIMSYEKKYITILEFADFFETYRSSIVEMLKLQTDRMEAIENVNYAVGKGVFIPKSENQTNPKTEE, encoded by the coding sequence ATGAGTTTTTACAAAAGAATCGGTATCTACCTCTTTCTTGTGTTTTCTACCTCCTATCTTTGGGGAGAAACTAGAATCGCACAAGCAAGTGAAGCCCTGAAAAGACAACTTTCAGATGAAAATCCAAGATCATCTTTAGGATCAAGTTTGTATCCTGATGACCAAAGGTTGAATCGTGAAATTGATTTAGAGTCTGCAGAGACACTTCTATGGAAGAATAACCTTCTACTCATCGCATCCCGCTTCCAAATTGACGTAAAAAAAGCAGGGATCTTACAAGCAGGACTCTATGCGAATCCGAACATCGCAATTGACCAAAGTATTTTTGCAGAACCAACACAAAGGTATTTTGATACAACAAGATCAGGGCAATCGGTAATTCAAATCCAACAAGTATTCTTACTTGGTGGGAAAATTGATAAACGTGTGAAAGTGGCAGAATTGAATGCAAAGATCTCCGAACAAGAGTTTTATGATCTTGCTCGAGCCGTCATTACGAAACTAAGAAGAACGTTTTATACAATTTACTTTTATAAAAAAGCCGTTGTGTTCTATGACCAAAGTATTGCCTCCATTGAAAAAACGGTAGATTCATCTGAACTTGCATATAAAAGGCGAGCCCTTCTCCAAGCAGAACATTTACGGTTAAAAGCGCTTTTATTCTTTCTAAAAAAAGAAAGAGAAGATTTAGCAATCAAAGTCTACGAAAAAGAAGCGGACCTTAAAATTCTTTTGAATGATGATTTGTATCGAGATGCAAGAGTTGAGTTTATTCCAACGGTCAACGAATCAAATTTGGATGCAATTGTTCCTAACCAAGCACGTTTGGAAGATTTAGTGGAAATCGCTCGCGAGAACCGACCAGACCTTAAAAAAGCATTACAAACATTACGTTTTGAAGAAGCAAATTTAGAACTCCAATACGCAAATGCCATCCCAGATTTATCTTTTGGTCCAGTTTATAACCGCGGTGGTACCGCATTCCAAAACTATTGGGGAGTCACTGCACAGCTCAGTGTTCCTCTCTTTGACAGAAACCAAGGAAATATCCAAGCAGCAGAAAAGGCCATTCTTGTCCGCAAACAAGAGTTAAAGAACAATATCCTTGAAGTAGAAAATGAAGTAGCAGTTGCTTACCAATCTGCTCGAATCAAAGACGCTCTTTATAAACGATTTAGTAATGCTTATATCAAAGATTATGGAAGTTTATCTTTGGATATGATTATGAGTTATGAAAAAAAATACATAACCATCTTAGAGTTCGCAGACTTCTTTGAAACTTATCGTTCCAGTATTGTCGAAATGTTAAAACTACAAACAGATCGAATGGAAGCTATCGAAAACGTAAACTATGCTGTGGGTAAAGGTGTCTTTATCCCCAAATCTGAAAATCAAACCAATCCTAAAACTGAGGAATAA
- a CDS encoding efflux RND transporter periplasmic adaptor subunit, translated as MLITLKSLNQKAKILLISGVALVVIAVLFMIFSKPAKPVHKHPEKAEVFDGGLRIEFKPNSPGLEIVKSTTIGGGGEFVSLEAPARLIASTSPSVSNGARIILFESAELNDLYVGYVHAKNKLHRSNKNLSRIKDMFVHRVATEKDLVESETDSGNDAAELAEFEGKLRAQGLNPSELSTAGSLKAWIITDVPESQISTLRKGKKVKVVFASFPDEEFMGTAEAIGDNVDPLTRTAKMRIIVVNEKYRLKPGMFGVVKFPEQTGGDSVVLPYTAIVTVEGKNYVFVEEKPLTFKRREVVLGISTKERVNIIQGLSPGEKVAIQGSILLKGLSFGF; from the coding sequence ATGTTAATTACCTTAAAATCTTTAAACCAAAAGGCAAAAATCCTCCTAATTTCAGGAGTGGCTCTTGTAGTCATCGCCGTTCTATTTATGATTTTTTCCAAACCGGCAAAACCTGTTCATAAACATCCAGAAAAAGCAGAAGTTTTTGATGGAGGCTTACGAATTGAATTCAAACCGAATAGCCCTGGACTTGAAATTGTCAAATCCACTACGATTGGTGGCGGTGGAGAATTTGTAAGTTTGGAAGCACCTGCAAGGCTCATTGCCTCGACTTCACCTTCAGTCAGTAATGGTGCTCGGATCATACTTTTCGAATCAGCAGAGTTAAACGACCTTTATGTTGGTTATGTTCATGCAAAGAACAAACTCCATAGATCGAATAAAAACTTAAGCCGGATCAAAGATATGTTTGTGCACCGAGTGGCAACGGAAAAAGACTTAGTCGAATCAGAAACGGATTCTGGAAACGATGCGGCGGAACTTGCAGAATTTGAAGGAAAACTCAGAGCTCAAGGTTTAAACCCAAGTGAACTTAGTACTGCGGGAAGTTTGAAAGCTTGGATCATTACAGATGTTCCTGAATCACAAATCTCTACTTTACGCAAGGGTAAAAAAGTAAAAGTAGTTTTTGCCTCTTTTCCTGATGAGGAGTTTATGGGAACTGCGGAAGCAATCGGTGATAACGTAGACCCTCTCACAAGAACAGCAAAGATGAGAATCATCGTTGTGAACGAAAAGTATAGATTGAAACCAGGTATGTTTGGGGTTGTTAAATTTCCAGAACAAACAGGTGGTGATAGTGTAGTTCTACCTTATACTGCAATTGTCACTGTGGAAGGAAAAAACTATGTTTTCGTAGAAGAGAAACCATTAACTTTTAAGAGAAGAGAAGTCGTATTAGGTATCTCTACAAAAGAAAGAGTCAATATCATTCAAGGTTTGTCTCCTGGTGAGAAGGTAGCCATCCAAGGCTCCATTCTTTTAAAAGGTTTGAGTTTTGGTTTTTAA
- a CDS encoding FAD-binding oxidoreductase: protein MDFTKTKNDLSQLIGEKKVIQKNDGTMDEALFNSYGTDRTKVYPPNYQVLVFPESTEDVAAIVTYAYKNEIAIVPSGGRTGYAGGAVAKNGEIVISLAKMDKVVDFDPFLGTLHVQAGMITKNLHKEAEERGFYFPVDFAATGSSHIGGNIATNAGGVRVVHYGLIRDWILGLTVVNGKGETYRFNGEILKNNTGYDLKHLFIGSEGTLGIITEAVVKLTKPPKDIRVIFLAVPEYKNILEIFRETHNFDLPLLAFEFLTDYCLDKVKEHLGVPDPFQAPSKYYVLMEFEVDGETDEEKLYSILESITEKELITDGSIAQNSRQNETFWKYREGISESLSLAYTVHKNDISLPLRNMEAFLDEMTSLLTKKYQGFNIALFGHIGDGNLHLNIVKPKDLTDADFFAQCKQVDPEMFTLIQKFKGSISAEHGIGLLKKDYLNFSRSESEIDTMKAIKLAFDPKGILNPGKVL, encoded by the coding sequence ATGGATTTTACAAAAACAAAAAATGATTTAAGCCAACTCATCGGCGAAAAAAAAGTCATTCAAAAAAATGACGGAACAATGGACGAAGCTTTGTTCAATTCCTATGGAACCGACAGAACAAAAGTATATCCACCAAATTACCAAGTTCTCGTTTTTCCAGAAAGTACAGAAGATGTCGCAGCCATTGTGACTTATGCATACAAAAATGAAATTGCAATAGTTCCTTCTGGGGGAAGAACCGGATACGCGGGTGGAGCTGTTGCCAAAAATGGTGAAATTGTAATCTCATTAGCAAAAATGGACAAAGTGGTTGACTTCGACCCATTCCTTGGCACCTTACATGTGCAAGCTGGTATGATTACCAAAAACCTCCACAAAGAAGCCGAAGAACGTGGATTCTATTTTCCAGTTGATTTTGCTGCTACTGGATCCAGTCATATTGGTGGAAACATTGCGACCAATGCGGGTGGAGTTCGTGTGGTTCACTATGGACTGATTCGGGACTGGATTCTTGGACTAACAGTTGTGAATGGAAAAGGAGAAACCTATAGATTCAATGGTGAAATTTTAAAGAACAATACCGGATACGATCTCAAACATTTGTTTATTGGATCCGAAGGAACACTTGGTATCATTACCGAGGCCGTAGTCAAACTCACGAAACCACCAAAAGACATTCGTGTCATTTTCCTTGCTGTTCCGGAATACAAAAATATTTTAGAAATTTTTCGTGAAACACATAACTTTGATTTACCACTTCTTGCTTTTGAGTTTTTAACTGATTATTGTTTGGACAAAGTCAAAGAACATTTAGGTGTTCCCGATCCATTCCAAGCACCTAGCAAATATTATGTGCTAATGGAATTCGAAGTGGATGGTGAAACGGACGAAGAAAAACTTTATTCCATTTTAGAATCCATTACTGAAAAAGAACTCATCACCGATGGTTCGATTGCGCAAAACTCGCGCCAAAACGAAACCTTCTGGAAATACCGAGAAGGGATTTCTGAATCTCTCTCCCTTGCTTACACTGTTCACAAAAATGATATCTCTCTACCTCTTCGCAATATGGAAGCCTTCTTAGATGAGATGACCTCACTCTTAACGAAAAAATACCAAGGATTTAACATTGCTCTTTTTGGGCATATTGGGGACGGAAACCTTCACCTCAACATTGTGAAACCAAAGGATCTAACGGACGCGGATTTTTTTGCCCAGTGCAAACAAGTGGACCCTGAAATGTTTACCCTCATCCAAAAATTCAAAGGGTCCATTTCAGCTGAACATGGGATTGGTCTTTTGAAAAAAGACTATCTAAACTTTTCTAGATCCGAATCAGAAATCGACACCATGAAAGCGATCAAATTGGCCTTTGACCCCAAAGGGATCCTGAACCCCGGCAAAGTGCTCTAA